One Frankiales bacterium DNA window includes the following coding sequences:
- a CDS encoding adenylosuccinate lyase produces MPSTPAIPDVLASRYASTAMATIWSPEHKIVLERRLWIAVLRAQRDLGIDVPDGVVEAYEAVVDQVDLGSIREREKVTRHDVKARIEEFSALAGHEHVHKGMTSRDLTENVEQLQVLSSMQLTRDKVVAVLARLAAHAVEYDELAIAGRSHNVAAQMTTLGKRFASAADELLVAHRRLEELIARYPLRGVKGPMGTAQDMLDLLDGDQGKLDELEDRVAAHLGFTHVFTSVGQVYPRSLDHDVVSALVQLAAGPSSFAMTLRLMAGNELVTEGFQPGQVGSSAMPHKMNSRSAERINGFAVVLRGYASMVAELAGAQWNEGDVFCSVVRRVALPDAFFTIDGLLETFLTVLDEFGAYPAVAERELRRYLPFLATTKVLIAAVKNGVGREAAHEAIKEHAVAVGLEMREKGTEHNDLFDRLAADPRLGLTREQLDELVSEPIEFTGAARAQVAAVVDEVEHLVAERPDAAVYAPEPIL; encoded by the coding sequence ATGCCCAGCACTCCCGCGATCCCCGACGTCCTCGCCTCGCGCTACGCGAGCACGGCCATGGCGACGATCTGGTCGCCCGAGCACAAGATCGTCCTCGAGCGGCGGCTGTGGATCGCCGTCCTGCGCGCCCAGCGCGACCTCGGGATCGACGTGCCGGACGGCGTCGTGGAGGCCTACGAGGCGGTGGTCGACCAGGTCGACCTCGGGTCGATCCGCGAGCGGGAGAAGGTCACCCGGCACGACGTGAAGGCGCGGATCGAGGAGTTCTCCGCGCTCGCGGGCCACGAGCACGTGCACAAGGGCATGACCAGCCGCGACCTCACCGAGAACGTCGAGCAGCTCCAGGTGCTCTCGTCGATGCAGCTCACCCGCGACAAGGTCGTCGCCGTGCTGGCGCGGCTGGCGGCCCACGCCGTCGAGTACGACGAGCTCGCCATCGCCGGGCGCTCGCACAACGTCGCGGCGCAGATGACCACGCTGGGCAAGCGGTTCGCCAGCGCCGCCGACGAGCTGCTCGTGGCGCACCGCCGGCTCGAGGAGCTCATCGCCCGCTACCCGCTGCGCGGCGTCAAGGGCCCGATGGGCACCGCGCAGGACATGCTCGACCTGCTCGACGGCGACCAGGGCAAGCTCGACGAGCTCGAGGACCGCGTCGCCGCGCACCTCGGCTTCACGCACGTGTTCACCAGCGTCGGCCAGGTCTACCCGCGCTCGCTCGACCACGACGTGGTCTCGGCGCTCGTGCAGCTCGCGGCGGGGCCGTCGTCGTTCGCGATGACCCTGCGGCTCATGGCGGGCAACGAGCTGGTCACCGAGGGGTTCCAGCCGGGGCAGGTCGGCTCCTCGGCCATGCCGCACAAGATGAACAGCCGCTCGGCCGAGCGCATCAACGGCTTCGCCGTGGTGCTGCGCGGCTACGCCTCGATGGTGGCCGAGCTCGCCGGCGCGCAGTGGAACGAGGGCGACGTCTTCTGCTCGGTGGTGCGCCGGGTCGCCCTGCCCGACGCGTTCTTCACCATCGACGGGCTGCTGGAGACCTTCCTCACCGTGCTCGACGAGTTCGGCGCCTACCCCGCGGTGGCCGAGCGCGAGCTGCGCCGCTACCTGCCCTTCCTCGCCACCACCAAGGTGCTCATCGCCGCCGTGAAGAACGGTGTCGGCCGGGAGGCAGCGCACGAGGCGATCAAGGAGCACGCGGTGGCCGTCGGGCTCGAGATGCGCGAGAAGGGCACCGAGCACAACGACCTCTTCGACCGCCTGGCGGCCGACCCCCGCCTCGGCCTCACCCGCGAGCAGCTCGACGAGCTCGTCTCCGAGCCCATCGAGTTCACCGGTGCCGCTCGCGCCCAGGTGGCCGCCGTCGTCGACGAGGTGGAGCACCTGGTCGCCGAGCGCCCCGACGCCGCCGTCTACGCCCCCGAGCCCATCCTCTGA
- a CDS encoding phosphoribosylaminoimidazolesuccinocarboxamide synthase, which translates to MPAPTYQLPEGYRHVYSGKVRDLYEDPDGRLLFVASDRISAYDWVLPTPIPDKGRILTAMSLWWFDRLSDIVPNHVITTRVPDSVARRAMVCSRLDMFPVECVARGYLTGSGLAEYAETRAVCGVGLPPGLVDGSKLPKPIFTPATKAALGDHDENVTFDQVVATVGQDEAQTLRRLTLQVYERAASIAAERGIILADTKLEFGSRPDGSIVLADEVLTPDSSRYWPADTWEPGHAQVSYDKQFVRDWLTSPASGWDRHSGEAPPPLPDDVVERTREKYVEAYERLTGKRFA; encoded by the coding sequence ATCCCCGCCCCCACCTACCAGCTCCCTGAGGGCTACCGGCACGTCTACTCCGGCAAGGTCCGCGACCTCTACGAGGACCCGGACGGCCGCCTGCTGTTCGTGGCCAGCGACCGCATCTCGGCCTACGACTGGGTGCTCCCGACGCCGATCCCGGACAAGGGCCGGATCCTCACGGCCATGAGCCTGTGGTGGTTCGACCGGCTCTCGGACATCGTGCCCAACCACGTCATCACCACCCGGGTGCCGGACTCCGTGGCCCGTCGCGCCATGGTGTGCAGCCGCCTCGACATGTTCCCGGTCGAGTGCGTCGCCCGCGGCTACCTCACCGGCTCGGGCCTGGCCGAGTACGCCGAGACCCGCGCGGTCTGCGGCGTCGGCCTGCCGCCCGGGCTGGTCGACGGCTCGAAGTTGCCCAAGCCGATCTTCACCCCCGCCACCAAGGCCGCCCTCGGCGACCACGACGAGAACGTCACCTTCGACCAGGTGGTCGCCACGGTCGGGCAGGACGAGGCGCAGACCCTGCGCCGGCTCACGCTCCAGGTGTACGAGCGCGCGGCCTCGATCGCCGCCGAGCGCGGCATCATCCTCGCCGACACCAAGCTCGAGTTCGGCTCCCGCCCGGACGGCAGCATCGTGCTGGCCGACGAGGTGCTCACCCCCGACTCGAGCCGCTACTGGCCGGCCGACACCTGGGAGCCCGGCCACGCGCAGGTGTCCTACGACAAGCAGTTCGTGCGCGACTGGCTCACCTCGCCCGCCTCCGGCTGGGACCGGCACTCCGGCGAGGCGCCCCCGCCGCTGCCCGACGACGTCGTCGAGCGCACCCGGGAGAAGTACGTCGAGGCCTACGAGCGGCTCACCGGCAAGCGCTTCGCCTGA